A portion of the Lolium rigidum isolate FL_2022 chromosome 1, APGP_CSIRO_Lrig_0.1, whole genome shotgun sequence genome contains these proteins:
- the LOC124685322 gene encoding phosphate transporter PHO1-3 — protein MDTSTQVHAAHISTAYPMASSQTPRYQYHGCSELQCCTLKPMVKFSKQFEGQLVPEWKEAFVDYWQLKKDIKNLQVATGEGGDKAAAPLSQWQAPAAASHWVMRLPFLNPHGHQKENSVIQVHRKLASSGNDGAAIGEVYETVVLDTAGFAGAEVEAASAFFQRLDEQLNKVNRFYERKEREFLDRGESLRRQLQILVELKAAVTEARRRGGSSAAGSTDQEDPSISCSILHGDQSLRGITEQEQEGQEKFTKDYIAKSTDEGEDQLSISGGLGNSGRIDKPREEAANKMRTLSGKEVTCQGRSVRINIPITTPSRTVIAIRELLFDDMLSQSRKIGGIGGDGCEKLSINKKKVHQAEKMIRGALVELYKGLGYLKTYRTLNMVAFVKILKKFDKITAKEVQTTYLKVVESSYFNSSDKAIRLMDDVEELFVRHFATGDKRKAMKYLKPNQKEESHATTFFIGLFTGSFVALFIGYCIMAHIAGMYTQQSNKVYMSTSYPVLSMFSLFFLHLFVYGCNIFMWRKTRINYTFIFEFTPTKELKYRDVFLICTTSMTVIIGVMFAHLTLIVKGYSSSAVQAIPGCLLLVFLLILVCPFKILYRSSRYQFLRAIRNIILTPFYKVVMVDFFMADQLCSQVPLLRSLEYLACYYITSSYKTQDYGYCTRVKHFRDLAYAVSFLPYYWRAMQCARRWFDEGDINHIVNLGKYVSAMLAAGTKVAYENDNSAGWLSLVVIVSSIATIYQLYWDFVKDWGLLQFNSKNPWLRNDLILKQRYIYFISMGLNLLLRLAWLQTVIHPNIGSLDSRVTLFFLAALEVIRRGHWNFYRLENEHLNNAGKFRAVKVVPLPFHEVEES, from the exons ATGGACACTAGCACACAGGTGCATGCAGCACATATAAGTACAGCTTACCCCATGGCCTCCTCTCAGACACCCAGATACCAGTACCACGGCTGCAGTGAGCTGCAGTGCTGCACCCTGAAGCCAATGGTGAAGTTCTCCAAGCAGTTCGAGGGCCAGCTCGTGCCTGAATGGAAGGAGGCCTTTGTGGACTACTGGCAGCTCAAGAAGGACATCAAGAACCTGCAGGTCGCCACCGGCGAGGGCGGGGACAAGGCAGCAGCGCCACTGTCGCAGTGGCAGGCACCGGCGGCTGCTAGTCACTGGGTGATGAGGCTCCCGTTCCTCAATCCCCACGGCCACCAGAAGGAGAACAGCGTCATACAG GTGCACAGAAAGCTGGCAAGCAGCGGCAACGACGGCGCGGCCATCGGGGAAGTCTACGAGACGGTGGTTCTGGACACAGCAGGGTTTGCAGGCGCCGAGGTAGAGGCGGCAAGCGCGTTCTTCCAGAGACTGGACGAGCAGCTCAACAAGGTGAACCGGTTCtatgagaggaaggagagggagttccTGGACCGCGGTGAGTCCCTCAGGCGGCAGCTGCAGATCCTCGTCGAGCTCAAGGCCGCCGTCACCGAGGCACGTCGGCGCGGGGGTTCGTCAGCAGCAGGGAGCACCGACCAAGAGGACCCATCGATCTCTTGCTCTATTCTGCATG GAGATCAATCCCTCCGAGGCATTACGGagcaagaacaagaaggtcaagaAAAGTTCACCAAAGATTATATTGCAAAGAGCACTGATGAAGGAGAGGACCAGCTTTCCATCTCTGGAGGTTTAGGTAACTCGGGAAGGATTGATAAGCCAAGAGAAGAAGCTGCCAACAAGATGAGGACACTCTCGGGAAAGGAGGTCACATGCCAGGGCAGGAGTGTGAGGATCAACATTCCCATCACCACACCATCGAGGACTGTCATCGCCATCCGTGAACTTCTGTTTGATGACATGCTAAGCCAATCAAGGAAGATTGGTGGGATTGGTGGTGATGGCTGTGAGAAGTTAAGCATCAACAAGAAAAAGGTGCACCAAGCAGAGAAGATGATCAGAGGAGCGCTGGTTGAACTGTACAAGGGCTTGGGGTACCTCAAGACATACCG GACCTTGAACATGGTGGCTTTTGTGAAGATTTTGAAGAAATTTGACAAG ATTACAGCAAAGGAAGTGCAGACAACTTACTTGAAAGTAGTGGAGAGCTCCTACTTTAATAGCTCTGACAAG GCAATCAGGCTGATGGACGATGTCGAGGAGCTGTTTGTGAGACATTTTGCAACTGGTGACAAAAGGAAAGCAATGAAGTATCTGAAGCCAAATCAAAAAGAAGAATCACATGCTACCACATTTTTCATAG GACTATTCACTGGTAGCTTCGTAGCATTATTTATCGGTTACTGTATCATGGCGCACATAGCTGGGATGTACACTCAGCAGTCAAACAAAGTCTACATGTCAACATCCTATCCTGTCCTTAG CATGTTCAGCCTCTTCTTCCTGCATCTCTTCGTCTACGGATGTAACATCTTCATGTGGAGAAAGACACGCATAAACTACACATTCATATTCGAATTTACACCTACCAAAGAGCTTAAGTATCGTGATGTGTTTTTGATATGCACTACCTCTATGACGGTTATTATTGGTGTCATGTTTGCACACCTGACACTCATTGTCAAAGGGTATTCTTCAAGTGCAGTCCAAGCAATCCCCGGATGCCTACTTCTG GTTTTCTTATTAATATTGGTCTGCCCTTTCAAAATCCTCTACCGATCAAGTCGTTATCAATTCTTAAGAGCAATCAGGAACATCATTCTAACCCCCTTTTACAAG GTTGTCATGGTCGATTTCTTCATGGCTGATCAGCTTTGTAGCCAG GTACCACTTCTTAGGAGCCTGGAGTACCTGGCATGTTATTACATAACCAGCAGCTACAAGACACAAGACTATGGATACTGCACAAGAGTGAAACATTTTCGAGATTTGGCTTATGCAGTATCCTTCCTGCCGTACTACTGGAGAGCTATGCAG TGTGCAAGAAGATGGTTTGACGAAGGGGATATAAACCACATTGTCAACCTTGGGAAGTATGTGTCAGCGATGCTTGCTGCAGGAACAAAAGTCGCATATGAGAATGATAACAGTGCTGGATGGCTCTCACTAGTCGTAATCGTGTCAAGTATCGCCACTATCTACCAACTCTACTGGGACTTTGTCAAGGACTGGGGCCTTCTACAGTTTAACTCCAAGAACCCTTGGCTTCGTAACGATCTGATACTTAAACAAAGATACATTTATTTCATATCCATG GGTTTGAACCTTCTTCTGAGGCTTGCTTGGCTTCAAACTGTCATCCACCCTAACATTGGAAGCCTGGACTCAAGAGTGACTCTGTTCTTTTTGGCAGCTCTTGAGGTGATTCGACGAGGCCATTGGAACTTCTACAG GTTGGAGAATGAACACCTAAACAATGCAGGCAAGTTCAGAGCTGTGAAGGTTGTTCCACTCCCCTTTCATGAAGTCGAAGAGAGCTAA